One Aegilops tauschii subsp. strangulata cultivar AL8/78 chromosome 7, Aet v6.0, whole genome shotgun sequence genomic window carries:
- the LOC109759358 gene encoding uncharacterized protein, whose amino-acid sequence MLRKMKTRKHEHDEVPHTSPALPSAQVQQPQLQPTVSNNRCFLHFLPYLRQPKEITYNSCQLKPKVEASDYFDSPSAKSIGKFFSKPAPEPTYEAVLQEQLRETENRAKELKQEWQTSGCTVIVDSWKSKCDKSFVSVLVHCSKGTQFLTSIDVSEITEDLDELESMLSRVVDDVGAHNIVQIVMNDVSPHMQMARQYVLNKYDSFFFVLCADHCINLLLEKIAALEHVSEVLMKAREITRFLYGHALPMKLKGRYVQVEILSSSYLRFVAVFITLERLVSARVGLVQMFSSPKWVPSGWACLDLFEHIQSIVKTDDEFWHAAAEVVKVTKPLVSVLYKLESDICAMGILYEAMDRAKEEISLSVGYESDFYWCMIDRIWDGYLHSPLHAAGQMLNPRLFYTAGFQPDAEISSGIAACTIQLDKAHYNARKASAQLEVYEKKLGYFDTDPAMQQIMELPQVEWWSTHGARVPDLQTLARRVLSQTCFGATRYNIDWSLSEKLHAQWDEMTPPEQERFRQKEYVHYNRVLARAAPLLHGSSVRQHDRVTMVLQDWIRPQKQAAGSPLTE is encoded by the exons ATGCTCAGAAAAATGAAGACACGGAAGCATGAACATGATGAGGTTCCTCACACAAGCCCAGCCCTTCCATCTGCTCAAGTCCAGCAACCACAGCTACAACCAACTGTATCCAATAACCGCTGCTTTCTTCATTTTCTACCGTATTTGAGGCAGCCCAAGGAAATCACATATAATTCTTGTCAACTGAAACCCAAGGTTGAGGCAAGTGATTACTTCGATTCTCCGTCAGCAAAATCAATAGGCAAGTTCTTCTCCAAACCTGCACCTGAGCCTACGTACGAAGCTGTTCTGCAGGAGCAACTAAGAGAAACTGAGAACCGCGCAAAGGAACTCAAGCAAGAGTGGCAAACAAGTGGCTGCACTGTAATTGTTGATAGTTGGAAGAGCAAGTGTGACAAAAGCTTCGTAAGTGTCCTGGTGCACTGCAGCAAAGGTACGCAGTTCCTCACATCCATTGACGTCTCTGAAATCACTGAGGACTTGGATGAGCTAGAGTCAATGCTTTCTCGCGTGGTTGATGATGTCGGTGCCCATAACATTGTTCAGATTGTCATGAATGACGTGTCACCCCATATGCAGATGGCACGGCAGTATGTGCTAAATAAATATGACAGTTTTTTCTTCGTGCTATGTGCTGACCATTGCATCAACCTTCTGCTTGAGAAAATAGCAGCGCTCGAGCATGTCAGTGAAGTCCTAATGAAGGCAAGGGAAATTACAAGGTTTTTATATGGCCATGCACTGCCAATGAAACTGAAAGGAAGATATGTTCAGGTGGAGATTTTGAGCAGTTCTTATCTGAGATTTGTGGCAGTGTTCATCACATTAGAGAGGTTAGTTTCTGCAAGAGTAGGTCTGGTGCAGATGTTCAGCTCGCCTAAGTGGGTTCCCTCTGGTTGGGCTTGTCTTGATTTGTTTGAGCATATCCAGAGCATAGTAAAGACAGACGATGAATTTTGGCATGCTGCTGCTGAAGTCGTGAAGGTTACAAAACCACTTGTCAGTGTGTTGTATAAACTGGAATCTGATATCTGTGCGATGGGTATCTTGTATGAAGCCATGGACAGAGCAAAAGAAGAGATATCTCTCAGTGTCGGATATGAAAGTGACTTCTATTGGTGTATGATTGACAGGATATGGGATGGTTACTTGCATAGTCCCCTCCATGCTGCTGGTCAGATGCTAAACCCAAGGTTGTTTTACACAGCTGGATTCCAGCCTGATGCTGAGATCAGCAGCGGCATCGCGGCATGCACAATCCAACTGGACAAGGCTCATTACAATGCCAGAAAAGCGTCTGCACAATTGGAAGTGTATGAAAAGAAGTTGGGCTATTTCGACACAGATCCAGCAATGCAGCAAATCATGGAATTACCACAAG TTGAATGGTGGTCGACGCACGGGGCTCGCGTGCCCGACCTGCAGACCCTGGCGAGGCGTGTCCTGAGCCAGACGTGCTTCGGCGCAACCAGGTACAACATCGACTGGAGCCTGTCGGAGAAGCTGCACGCCCAGTGGGACGAGATGACGCCGCCCGAACAGGAGAGGTTCCGGCAGAAGGAGTACGTCCACTACAACCGCGTCCTCGCCCGCGCCGCCCCTCTCCTGCACGGCTCCTCCGTGAGGCAGCACGACAGGGTGACCATGGTGCTGCAGGACTGGATCAGGCCGCAGAAACAGGCCGCTGGGTCGCCACTGACTGAGTGA